Proteins encoded by one window of Streptacidiphilus sp. PB12-B1b:
- a CDS encoding transglutaminase-like domain-containing protein produces the protein MTEESRERFAAEARAQSPDPVLLCLLMGFEADLGGADAAGSLDAGMAPSLNALAKLTALAAADLAAAGCLPGQADRPGGGPPPAQAAALLAGALAGAADLRGGPAAYRRLESSLLHQVLRTGRGLPILLSVVWIHVGRSLGLPVYGVALPGHFVVGVGEPEGEHVLVDPFRGGRPLTREDAEALVAEAGYPLDPEMLRPAEPVDIALRVLTNIRSWAAARPEHARTQLWAAELSLLLPRHPAQLRLERGELLVRTGSFLEGAAEMESYATILDAFDPESAARVRLEARAARHRLN, from the coding sequence ATGACCGAGGAGAGCAGGGAACGGTTCGCCGCCGAGGCGCGGGCGCAGTCGCCCGACCCGGTGCTGCTCTGCCTGCTCATGGGCTTCGAGGCGGATCTGGGCGGCGCCGACGCCGCCGGGTCGCTGGACGCCGGGATGGCCCCCAGCCTGAACGCCCTGGCCAAGCTGACCGCACTGGCCGCCGCCGACCTGGCCGCCGCAGGCTGCCTGCCCGGCCAGGCCGACCGCCCCGGCGGCGGGCCGCCGCCCGCGCAGGCCGCGGCGCTGCTGGCGGGCGCCCTGGCCGGCGCCGCCGACCTGCGCGGCGGGCCCGCCGCCTACCGGCGGCTGGAGTCCTCGCTGCTGCACCAGGTGCTGCGGACCGGCCGGGGCCTGCCGATCCTGCTGTCGGTGGTCTGGATCCACGTCGGCCGCAGCCTGGGCCTGCCGGTGTACGGGGTCGCCCTGCCCGGCCACTTCGTCGTCGGCGTCGGCGAGCCGGAGGGCGAGCACGTCCTGGTCGACCCGTTCCGCGGCGGCCGACCGCTGACCCGCGAGGACGCCGAGGCGCTGGTGGCCGAGGCGGGCTACCCGCTCGATCCGGAGATGCTGCGCCCGGCCGAGCCGGTGGACATAGCGCTGCGCGTGCTGACCAACATTCGCAGCTGGGCGGCGGCCCGCCCGGAGCACGCCCGCACCCAGCTGTGGGCCGCCGAGCTCTCGCTGCTGCTGCCCCGGCACCCGGCGCAGCTGCGGCTGGAGCGCGGCGAGCTGCTGGTGCGCACCGGCAGCTTCCTGGAGGGCGCGGCCGAGATGGAGTCCTACGCGACCATCCTGGACGCCTTCGACCCGGAGTCGGCGGCCCGGGTCCGGCTGGAGGCCCGGGCCGCCCGGCACCGGCTCAACTGA